One region of Streptomyces capillispiralis genomic DNA includes:
- a CDS encoding cellulose binding domain-containing protein: MGGTVGVRNTEWDGTVAPGGSASFEFTATDSSSAAPHTLTCARP; this comes from the coding sequence ATCGGCGGGACGGTCGGGGTGCGCAACACCGAGTGGGACGGAACCGTGGCACCGGGCGGTTCGGCCTCCTTCGAGTTCACCGCCACCGACAGCTCCTCGGCGGCACCGCACACGCTCACCTGTGCCCGCCCCTGA
- a CDS encoding DUF350 domain-containing protein, which yields MSDIVNGLGRATAYGALGLVLLVLGIVLVDVLTPGKLGRQIWQERNRNAAVVLSSSLLGIGGIVFTSIWTTYQDFGKGLVSTAAFGVLGLVMMAVAFLVVDLITPGRLGATLVDPAPHPAVWVTASCNLAVSAIVSASIA from the coding sequence ATGAGCGACATCGTCAACGGACTGGGCCGGGCCACCGCCTACGGCGCACTCGGGCTGGTCCTGCTGGTTCTCGGCATCGTGCTGGTCGACGTGCTGACGCCGGGGAAGCTCGGCCGGCAGATCTGGCAGGAGCGCAACCGCAACGCCGCCGTGGTGCTCAGCTCCTCGCTGCTCGGCATCGGCGGCATCGTGTTCACGTCGATCTGGACGACGTACCAGGACTTCGGCAAGGGGCTGGTGTCCACCGCGGCGTTCGGCGTGCTGGGGCTGGTGATGATGGCCGTGGCGTTCCTGGTGGTGGACCTCATCACGCCGGGCCGCCTGGGTGCCACGCTGGTCGATCCCGCACCGCACCCGGCGGTCTGGGTGACCGCGTCCTGCAACCTCGCGGTGTCCGCGATCGTTTCGGCGTCCATCGCCTGA